The nucleotide window TTCGGTAACAACACTATCCAGGTCATTGCGCCGGACTCAGATGATGCTGCAACCAGTCCGCTTTACCCCACTCCAGCGTTGGAAACTCTTATCGGCATCTGCAAATCAACAATCGCCTATGGCCTGGATTTCGATCTCTACTACCCAGAAATGGCCAAGGATTATTCCAATCCGATGCAGGTCGATGCCGAGCTCAAAAAAGCTGAGGCTCTCTTCCGCGCACTTCCACATATTGACGCGCTCTATATCCCAGGCGGTGATCCTGGCCACACAGAGCCGAAATATCTTCTTCCTGTCGTTGAAAAAGAAGCCTCGATATTACATAAATATCATCCGAAAGCCACGGTGTGGCTCTCAGCTCAGGGCTTCAGCGCTGCCTGGTACAGCGAGTTTTACTCCCTGCTAAAAACGCAGCAACCCGACTTCATAACCGGTTTTTTTGTCGGACCACAATCACGCGATAGCTTTGCTCTGCAGCGAGCGATGATTCCTGCCCGCTATCCGCTCCAGGCCTATCCTGATATTGGCCACGTGATGCATGCGCAGTTTGCTCTCCCCGCATGGGATCCGGCCTTTGCGTTTTCAGAGGGGCGCGAACCTATCGATCCTCGTCCATTAGGGGAGAAAGAAATCTATCGCACCTTCGCTCCCCTGCATCATGGGTTCATTGCGTACAGTGAAGGCGTCAACGATGACGTGAACAAAGTTCTCTGGGATCAGTTGGGATGGTCGTCTTCCGCTGATCCGATGCAAACCTTGCGTGACTATAGCCGCTATTTTCTTGGACCGCATATCGGTAAACTGAACAGCGATGCCTTCGCCCGTGGCCTTATGGATCTTGAGCAGAACTGGAATGGTCCGCTTCTGACCCACTCCAGCGTTGACTCCACCCTGCTTGATTTTTCAACCATGGAAGAAGAGGCCAGCGATGCTCAGAAGCAAAACTGGCGCTTCGAGCTTGCCCTCTATCGAGCGTATTACGATGCATATATCCACGCACGACTCATCGATGCAACCGATCGCGAGGAGCGCGCCATGGCTGCCATTCGAACTGCTCCCAGCATCGGGTCTGCCGAGGCCATCCGTGAGGCTCGCGAAGCATTGATGTCTATGCCTGTAGCTGCGGATTTACAGAAGCGCATCTTCTCACTCGCCGATGCCCTCTTTCATCACGTTGGAATACAGCTCAGTGTGCAGAAGTATGGAGCCTCAAACATTGAGCGAGGCGCGAACCTCGATCGTATCGATGTCGACCTGAATGATCGGGCTTGGCTGACGCAACGATACGACAGTATCTCCAGGCTTGCGACAGAATCGGAACGTCAGGCAGAGCTGGTAAAGCTACTGCACTATGAAGATCCCGGCCCTGGTGGTTATTATGATGATCTCGGCGATCCCACCCATGAGCCGCATCTCGTCTTAAGCTCTAGCTCTAGCTCTAGCTCTAGCTCTAACTCTAACTCAAGTCCGGACCCTCAACTTTATACCACCACCGTAAACGGTATTGCAGATAAGATTCCTGACGACGGCCTGCGCATCTCAACTCTTACGTATGCTGAGACTCTTTATGACAAGCCGTTGGAGATGCGATATCAGAACCTTGACCCGAAAGAGCATTACCATCTTCGCGTGACCTATGGCGGCGAGGATTACACATTGCCAATCCGCCTTGTCGCAAACGATACTGTAGAAATTCATGCACCCCTGCTGCGAAAGCACAACCCCGAAATCCTGGAGTTCGATATTCCGGACTCGGCTATCGCAGATGGGACGCTTGATCTGAAGTGGACTCGTCCAGCCGGCATTGGCGGTGGAGGACGTGGACTTCAAGTAGCGGAAGTCTGGTTGATTCCAGAGCACTGAACCACTTTCCGGGATTACAGGATTCAACGGATAAGAAAGGCCGAGCGCCGATAACAGTCTGCTTTGGTACGGTGATTACTCTTTATCACTGGATAACCTCTGCAGCAAGGCCAGCGGAATACGCTCTAGCGGGAGCACCTCGTCCACTCCACCGAGCTTGATGGCTTCGTTCGGCATACCGAAGACCACGCTGGTTGCCTCATCTTGAGCCATGTTGAAAGCTCCGCTCTGTTTCATCTCCAGCATGCCGCGAGCGCCATCGCCTCCCATCCCGGTAAGCATCACACCCAGAACATTGCGACCAAGCTCGCGCGCACAAGAGGAAAACAGAACATCCACGGAAGGCAGATGGCGATTGACTCGCTCACCACGATAGACGTGTACGCCGTATTCCATCCCTTTGCGGATGACCGCCATGTGGTGCCCCCCTGGAGCGATCAGTGCGTGTCCAGGAAGAATTCTGTCGCGATCTTCAGCCTCTTTCACCCTTATCCGGCAAAGCGAATTCAGTCGCGCAGCAAATTGCTGCGTGTAAGCCTCGGGCATGTGTTGCACAATGACGATCCCAGGAAAGTCCGCGGGAAGAACAGTGAGCACTTCACGCAATGCCTCTGTGCCGCCAGTGCTTGCACCGATAGCGACAACTTTGTGCGTAGCTGTAAATTGCGGCGTCGACTTTGCCGTCAATGACACGGGAAGCGGCGCCGGTGTCTGCCGAATGCGTACCCTTGCGCGCGCAGCCGCTTTTACTCGCGTGATAATCTCTTCGCTCTGCTGCAACGTTCCAGCCGAAACATCGAGCTTCGGCTTGGCGACGTAGTCGATTGCTCCCAGGCTCAGTGCGCGAAGCGTCACATCTGCGCCTTTTTCTGTCAGAGTAGAGATCATCACGACGGGCATGGGGTGTCCACGCATCAATTTTTCAAGAAACGTCAGTCCATCCATGCGCGGCATTTCTACATCCAGGGTAAGTACATCCGGATGGAGCGCTTTAATCTTTTCACGCGCCACATAAGGATCGCTTGCGACCCCTATCACCTCGATATCTGGATCCGACGAGAGGATCTGCGTAAGGATCTGGCGCATGAGCGCGGAATCATCGACGATAAGAACCTTATAGGGTGGTGGCATAGATTGCATCCTCTGCAGTTAAAAGAGAGTGATATCGCCAGTCGCATCTTCCTCGCCTCGGTGTGCGATGCGATAACTTTCTTCCTCGTGGACGATTTTCTGCAGGCGAGAGCCGTCGGCTGTACGAACCAGAGTTCTGCCTGTATCCGTGCGAAAGCTTACCTGCAACGCCTGTGTACCGCCCAGCCGATGCCCAAGAAGCGGAATGCCTTCCGTGGCCAGGAACTCACGAACGAACGCGGCATTCATCTCTCCAACACTCGGCCGCTGCAACACGTGCAGGACATTTGCCGCACCGAAGGCCTTTGCCTCGAGACGGCTTCTCAGAGCGCCGCGTTTCATCGTTTCGTTGATTAGCAGCTCCATTGCATGCACACCAAAGCGAGTTTCATGGGCTTCGCTCGAGCTCCACGGTAGAAGAATGTGATTCATTCCTCCGACCTGCGAGACTGGATCGCGAAGACAGACAGCAACGCATGATCCGAGAAGTGTCTGCAAAATGAGGGGCTCACTGCTGGCATACACTTCGCCGATGTAGATGCGGTGATGGGCCTTGAGCTGCAGATGCTCCATGATCGATGAGCGGTGCGCTCCAGGGGATGCGCTCCGGCCATGTGCTCTTCCGTGATGGCTCGCGTGTTTTTTCACTCAGGCCGTTCGCGCAGTTGAAAGATGGTGTGGTTTAGCGGGTGGATCTGGTCGTGCAGCCAGGGGACATGTTCCGAATGGCCAAGAATCAAATATCCGCGTGGCTCGAGCAGCTGCAGCATGCGGCGAAGAAAGACATCCTGCGTCTGCTGATTGAAATAGATCAATGCATTGCGGAAGAAGATTACGTGAAAGCGGCCGCTGAGCGGCCATGGCTTATCCATCAGATTGATGCGTTCAAAGTGGAGAAGTTTTCGTATATCGGGCCTGATCTTGACATAGCCTGCCATCTCCCCCTTTCCACGCAGAAAGTATCTTTTGAGCAGAGCTGCAGGCACCCCATCGAGCAAATCGTCGCGATACACTCCGCGTGATGCCTTATCGAGAACCGTAGTGTCGATGTCAGAGGCGACGATCTCAAGTTTCCACGAAGCTATTGCCGCTGCATATTCCGTCGTTGCGCTTGTATCGCCAGTCAAACGCCCCACCGAATCTCCTCCGCTTAAGGCTTCGCAGAGGCTCATGGCGATCGAGTATGGTTCCTCGCCGGTAGAGCAGGCCGCACTCCAGATGCGGATCGATTTCGATTGCCCATTGCGCGCCGCCTTTGTCCGCTCCGGAACCAGCACGTCATGCAGAAACTCGAAGTGGTGCATCTCGCGAAAAAAGGATGTTTTATTGGTCGTGACGCAGTTAATCAGCTCTCCGATCTCCAATGCGTCGCCAGAGCGTTCGAGATAGTCGTAGTACTCGGAAAAACTGCTCAACCCATGATGACGAAGCCTGCGTGTAAGGCGCGACGCAAGCATCACATTCTTCCCGTCACGCAGCCATATACCGGTTTGATGATGAATCAGTTCGCGGAAGCGTTTGAAGTCCCGCTGATCCATGGTGAGCATAGAACCCTCATTACGCCGGCATAAGAAAGTGGAGCAGACCGCCACTCGACGGTCTGCTGCCTCCCAAAGAGAAGATCCTGCAAGAGCGACAGTGGCTAGAATTCCTCGAAGCTATCGTCTCCTCCGCCATGTGCGCTCATGGCTAACTCAGGCTGACGCGCATGTGTACCTGCCATGGATGGCGAAGGACGGTGCGCGGCGGAGGGTCGCGCATGGGAAAAGCTGCCCGTTGTTTTCTTGATCAATGTGGAAGGCTTGCGCGACGCAGATTTTATTTTTGCCGGTGTCGACACAGCAGCTCCGGTTTCTGTTCCGAGCTTAAAGGCGCTTACAGTCTTCATCAGCTGAGATGCCTGCTCGGAGAGTGTCTGCGCAGTAGAAGAAAGCTCTTCGGTCTGCGCGGAGTTAGCCTGCGTCACCTGATCCATCTGCGTCATCGCAGTATTTACCTGCTCAACGCCAGTGCTTTGTTCCGCCGAAGCGATAGCGATCTCTCCGACAATATCCGTGACGCGCTTGACCGAAGTGACGATACCTTGCAGCGTCTCTCCAGAACGATTCACCAGCTCTGAACCGCGTTCCACCTTGCGCCGTGAATCTTCAATCAGGCCCTTGATCTCCTTGGCTGCACCGGCACTGCGTTGGGCGAGGCTGCGCACCTCGGTGGCCACCACGGCAAACCCTCTTCCCTGCTCACCGGCCCGTGCCGCCTCCACTGCAGCGTTGACGGCCAGGAGGTTTGTCTGGAAAGCGATCTCATCAATCGTGGAAATGATGTCGGAGATTTTCGCGGAGGCAAGGTTGATCTCTTCCATCGCAGCAACCGCACTTGAAACAACTTCCTGTCCTTGTACGGCAGCATCTTTTGATCCGGAGGCCAACTGGCTGGCCTGGCGGGCATTGTCCGCACTTTGGCGAACGGTCGCGGTGATCTCTTCGAGACTTGCTGACGTCTCCTCCAGGCTTGCAGCCTGCTCCTGCGCACCACTGGCGATGGAGGCTGTGGCCGACGCCAGTTCGGTAGCCGCAGAATTGGTGTTATCCGCGCTGTCCCACACGCTTTGTAGTGTTGTGCGCAGCTTGCCGACAGCGGTATTGAGCGCCTCTGCCATGCGCCCGATTTCATCCTTGCTGTCGATATTCAGGCTTGCGGTCAGATCGCCGGTAGCAACCAGCTCGAGTGATTCCACAGCCATGGCTATCGGACCGGAAATACTGCGAATGATCATCATCGAGACAATGATCGCAAGAACAATGGCCAATGTCAGGCCAACGATAAGACCATGGATGGTAGATCCTACTGCATCTCGAACGACTTTTAATCCCTCGACCGATCCCTTGTTATCGAAATCGACTACAGCCTGAAGATCGTCATCGTAGTTAGTCAGATAGACCTGGAGATCTCCGTCAATCATCTGCTGCGCTTTGGCATTACCTTGCGGGGTGTTGAGCCGGCTCAGCTGGCGGATCTGCTCGAACTTATCGTTGAAAGCGGCACGGTCCTCTTTGGCCTTTTCGTACAGCTTCCGTTCTGCATCTTCGCTGGGCAGAGCTTCGTATGCACGATAGGCGTCGTCGTTTTGATCGCGCAAGGCCTTGATCTGCGATTCGATCTCCGTCATCTCTGCATCGCTGGTGCTGCCAGCATGTTTCAACAGCAGCTGCACCTCATGCTGCGTGCGAGTCTGTATGTCACTCAGTGCGGCGGCCGAGGGAACATAATCACCATCCACGATGTCTGCCCGCTGACCGATGTTCATCACACGATTGATCGCAAACACGCTCATCAGCACGCTGATCAGGATCACTACGGCAAAAGCCAGCGTGATTCTGGTTCTGATTCTGAGGTTGTTCATCATGCTCCCGTCTCACTTTCCTTTGCACCTTCCGATGCCGGATATTGTTTTCTTACCTGCTCCTATTGCTTCAGGCATGCATGCCTGGCAGATTCAGGCTGGCAATGCCTGCCACATCCACGATGGGCGCCACGCAGCCGTCGCCCAGGATCGTGGCGCCCATCAATCCACCCACTTTGCGAAGGTTCTTTTCGAGGCTCTTGACGACGACCTGCTGCTGACCAAGCAGCTCTTCCACGACCAGCCCAACCTTCTTATGGCCGGCCTCTACTACGACCACCAGCTCGCGCTCGGAAGTGCTCACGCTTGAACTATCTGTTACCAACCCTAGAAAATGCCTGACACGAAGCAGTGGAATCGATTCTTCGCGTATGACCACTACTTCTCCCCGCCTGGCGATCTCAACGATCTGCGAACTCTCGGGAGCGACGGTTTCAACCACGGCAAGGAGTGGAAGGACAAGCGTGCGATCGGCAACCCGTACAAGAAGCCCTTCCAGAATGGCGAGGGTGAGTGGCAATTCCACAGACACGATGGACCCCATGCCCAATTCGCTGCGCACAGTCACAGTGCCGTTCAACTGCTCGACATTGCGTTTCACCACATCCATGCCTACACCACGCCCGGAAAGATCGCTGACTGCGTCGCGTGTCGAAAATCCGGCCGCGAAAATCAACATGCGCAGCTCATCGTTATTCAGCTGGGCGTCCGGTGCGATCAGGCCGCGCTCGATGGCTTTCCGGCGCACACGCTGTACATCGATGCCGGCTCCGTCGTCGGCAATTTCAATCACAATGCGACCGGAGCGGTGAAAGGCTC belongs to Silvibacterium dinghuense and includes:
- a CDS encoding protein-glutamate methylesterase/protein-glutamine glutaminase codes for the protein MPPPYKVLIVDDSALMRQILTQILSSDPDIEVIGVASDPYVAREKIKALHPDVLTLDVEMPRMDGLTFLEKLMRGHPMPVVMISTLTEKGADVTLRALSLGAIDYVAKPKLDVSAGTLQQSEEIITRVKAAARARVRIRQTPAPLPVSLTAKSTPQFTATHKVVAIGASTGGTEALREVLTVLPADFPGIVIVQHMPEAYTQQFAARLNSLCRIRVKEAEDRDRILPGHALIAPGGHHMAVIRKGMEYGVHVYRGERVNRHLPSVDVLFSSCARELGRNVLGVMLTGMGGDGARGMLEMKQSGAFNMAQDEATSVVFGMPNEAIKLGGVDEVLPLERIPLALLQRLSSDKE
- a CDS encoding chemotaxis protein CheD; translated protein: MEHLQLKAHHRIYIGEVYASSEPLILQTLLGSCVAVCLRDPVSQVGGMNHILLPWSSSEAHETRFGVHAMELLINETMKRGALRSRLEAKAFGAANVLHVLQRPSVGEMNAAFVREFLATEGIPLLGHRLGGTQALQVSFRTDTGRTLVRTADGSRLQKIVHEEESYRIAHRGEEDATGDITLF
- a CDS encoding CheR family methyltransferase is translated as MLTMDQRDFKRFRELIHHQTGIWLRDGKNVMLASRLTRRLRHHGLSSFSEYYDYLERSGDALEIGELINCVTTNKTSFFREMHHFEFLHDVLVPERTKAARNGQSKSIRIWSAACSTGEEPYSIAMSLCEALSGGDSVGRLTGDTSATTEYAAAIASWKLEIVASDIDTTVLDKASRGVYRDDLLDGVPAALLKRYFLRGKGEMAGYVKIRPDIRKLLHFERINLMDKPWPLSGRFHVIFFRNALIYFNQQTQDVFLRRMLQLLEPRGYLILGHSEHVPWLHDQIHPLNHTIFQLRERPE
- a CDS encoding methyl-accepting chemotaxis protein; translation: MMNNLRIRTRITLAFAVVILISVLMSVFAINRVMNIGQRADIVDGDYVPSAAALSDIQTRTQHEVQLLLKHAGSTSDAEMTEIESQIKALRDQNDDAYRAYEALPSEDAERKLYEKAKEDRAAFNDKFEQIRQLSRLNTPQGNAKAQQMIDGDLQVYLTNYDDDLQAVVDFDNKGSVEGLKVVRDAVGSTIHGLIVGLTLAIVLAIIVSMMIIRSISGPIAMAVESLELVATGDLTASLNIDSKDEIGRMAEALNTAVGKLRTTLQSVWDSADNTNSAATELASATASIASGAQEQAASLEETSASLEEITATVRQSADNARQASQLASGSKDAAVQGQEVVSSAVAAMEEINLASAKISDIISTIDEIAFQTNLLAVNAAVEAARAGEQGRGFAVVATEVRSLAQRSAGAAKEIKGLIEDSRRKVERGSELVNRSGETLQGIVTSVKRVTDIVGEIAIASAEQSTGVEQVNTAMTQMDQVTQANSAQTEELSSTAQTLSEQASQLMKTVSAFKLGTETGAAVSTPAKIKSASRKPSTLIKKTTGSFSHARPSAAHRPSPSMAGTHARQPELAMSAHGGGDDSFEEF